The window CTCTTTTTTTGTGCCCATTTTTTTTTTGCCGCGAGGCGACAATCGCTCAGCGTGGGATGGTCGATTGGGCGTCATGCCCATGCTTTGTCCATGCGAGCATCGAGCCATCGTAAAGTGACGCGGACTTGTAGCCCAACAGTTCGTGGATCACGAACCATGAAATGGAAGCGACGTGTCCGGTGTTGCAATACGTGATGACCGGCTGATTGGGATTGAAGCCGACAGAAGTCATCGCGGCGGCGAGCTGATCTTTGTTTCGGAACGTCAGATCGGGATTCAAGTTTGCGTTGAACGGGAAGGATGCTGCGCCAGGGATGTGCCCGAACTTCAAAATGTTTGGCCGCTTTTCAATCCCGACGAAGAATTCAAAGAGGCGTGCATCGAGCAGTGTTAGGTTTTTACTCTGTAGCGTTTGCTCGACAGCAGGTGTGCCGGTGACAAGTTCCGTTCGTTCCGGACGTACAACGAAATTTCCAGGTTGAACTTCATCGTCATCGCCCCAGACTTCACGACTCTCTGCGATCCACTTCGTCGTTCCGCCGTCGAGTATGGCGACGTTGTCATGCCCATAACGCTTGAGCTGCCAGTAGAGGTATGTCGCGAGGCCGACATCATCCGGTCCTCTGCTTCTATGCGTGAGAACTATAGGTTGATCGACGGAGACGCCTGCTTTTCTCATGACGTCTTGAAAGGCTTCAGGGCTTACGCTCATTCCATCGACGGGGACGCCAGCTTCTGGCATCACGCCGCGCAAATTTTTGTAATCGACGCGCACGGATCCGATGATGTGGCCACCTTCCTTAAAGCTGGTGGGGTCATTGCGGACATCGAGAACGCGCACAGAATCCTGATTGCGAGCTAGCCATTCTGTCGTGACGAGAGGGCCGGGCAGATCCAGCGCAAATGCGCCAGCCGGGTACGACAGCGCTGCCATAGCGAGTGCGATGGTAAAGGATCGCGCCACTTCTAATCCTCCTTGATGTTTTTGTGATTGGTTTCTAAGCCGACGGTCATGTCGGATCGTGTGTCGTGTATTGCAATGACGACAGTACTGCGATGTGCAGCGTTCGCGCTTCAAATTCTGATGATGAGCGTTACGACGCGCCGCGTACGGATGAGATGAGTATGATAGCGTTTAGCGCGTAAATACTGGGATTTTTGAGCTTTCACGCGTGCAAGGTGTCTCAATCCGCGAACGAAAATGTCGCGGAGGATGTATGCAGCTTACTGTCGTGAAGTGCCCGATTATACGACCCAGTCGAGCGCGGAATCTTCTTCGTTCGTCGGCAGGACCAACGGATTTAGATTGTTCCAGATGTCCGAGAAGATATCGGGCGGCACTGTGTTCGGTTTGCCAAGCGCGAAGTAATCGATCATCACCGGCTTGCCGTTGTTCTTGATCGGAATTGCACCCGAAGCGTTGGTGTCGAACGACACTTTTGACGCGGGGAGGATCGCGCAGCCGAGCCCAAGGGACGCCCACTCTTCAATAACGGAGTAGCTGCTTGCCTCACCGGCATAACGCTTGATCGTTAGGTTCTCGGTTTCGAAAATGCGCTTTATGACGTGCGTTAGACCGCAAATGTTAGGGACGAAGACGAAGGTTTCGTCGGCGATGTCGCTAACGCTGACCTCGCTGCGATTGTGCCAACGTGCCTTTTCGGATTTCTTCGGCAGGAACATCAAAGGTTCGCTGCACAGAAGCTGGTAAATGCAATCTGCCGGCTGCGCGTCGATGCTATCGAGCGGCGACAGGATCAAATCGAGCTCTGCGCGTCTCAACGCGTCGGACAGATCCTGCAGATTGCCTTCACGGTAAATTACATTTACGTCAGGTCGAATTTTTCGGAATGCTTCGAGCGCATCTTCAGCTTGGCGAATGCCGACCACAGGCGATA is drawn from Hyphomicrobium methylovorum and contains these coding sequences:
- a CDS encoding rhodanese-like domain-containing protein — its product is MARSFTIALAMAALSYPAGAFALDLPGPLVTTEWLARNQDSVRVLDVRNDPTSFKEGGHIIGSVRVDYKNLRGVMPEAGVPVDGMSVSPEAFQDVMRKAGVSVDQPIVLTHRSRGPDDVGLATYLYWQLKRYGHDNVAILDGGTTKWIAESREVWGDDDEVQPGNFVVRPERTELVTGTPAVEQTLQSKNLTLLDARLFEFFVGIEKRPNILKFGHIPGAASFPFNANLNPDLTFRNKDQLAAAMTSVGFNPNQPVITYCNTGHVASISWFVIHELLGYKSASLYDGSMLAWTKHGHDAQSTIPR
- a CDS encoding LysR family transcriptional regulator; the encoded protein is MNLQQLRYFRALVEEGSFVAAAGSCAVTQPTLSNGIAQLEAELGQRIFRRTTRSLSLTPAGERLLPAVLETLNAFEKIKELAKQKTQKPCTLQVGVSPVVGIRQAEDALEAFRKIRPDVNVIYREGNLQDLSDALRRAELDLILSPLDSIDAQPADCIYQLLCSEPLMFLPKKSEKARWHNRSEVSVSDIADETFVFVPNICGLTHVIKRIFETENLTIKRYAGEASSYSVIEEWASLGLGCAILPASKVSFDTNASGAIPIKNNGKPVMIDYFALGKPNTVPPDIFSDIWNNLNPLVLPTNEEDSALDWVV